In Desulfobacterales bacterium, one genomic interval encodes:
- a CDS encoding mechanosensitive ion channel, whose amino-acid sequence MQHNLTKISFLVTFISIGLLLVLAEIQAQQSTPATVATATSKSLTIDALKNRRAAIDKMTDIDATLKAESLKFLDNAMADLKLADGFNTKAQNLSQQIKTAPGRLKILRQELRKPLPTIEQIKNKAQQMDTAALEQKRNLEEADLAKEKGKLQELNDRLTAEKNTINQASEKMVDATRRLNELQADLTTLNDVAEDDIGNYTRMLSLRSEREKLRAESEFNELRKQSHNLLVELFGMEIDVAQKAVQSRSTLLSVWQAEVQQRRQQEAAQSRQDAQDAMGLTQTLPKMIQDQFDLNIELSTELEEITREEATLIQRYEDYQARLNALETDLATIKKRFELTQLSETMGLAMRKKRLNLPSADLYIADVEARESRMSEISEKLIDLDEMLREFSSPTALVQRLVGSVSFLSDVDRQSFDLKIQELIANRVEILEKLKSGYNRIFRLLQDIEFTTQTIVVTTKNFGEFLDRHLLWIRSSKSLSPNDLLNVKNAIGWFFGPDGWRQNWQDLRRSLQRHWFLWSIGIIIALVLVLARQREVGKISEINASVQQHPLQDSISLTLKVLWLTVLLATVWPFIMAFPAFVITKLAQTQPHTRGAAGGLLEAAKSLFVLGLAYHICRKDGLAQVHFRWNESVRKTLRQNLNWSIPIIVGFSFIVAGMAEIPEIESGDVLAKIALVFISAATAIFFARILRFKGGITSLLIQKYPKNWLTRLRYVWYPLMIAVPVVTIYLAVQGYYYSALEIHHLIRLTAALAFGLVVFNALVLRLLMLTRRQIALKKARLAQQLLKEKSSGQDSDSTTATTDAEPSPLMQSTIDMGTIDDQTRALIKTVIFILAVAGLWNIWAPVFPALGILQNVTLWSYTTVIDGVSQLQAITLADVVVGVIIITITIIAVRNLPGLLEMILLNRLPLDPGARYAYAAISRYTLTAVGAVIALNTLGIRWSSLQWLVAALGVGIGFGLQEIIANFICGLIILFERPIRVGDIVTVGTTDGVVTKIRIR is encoded by the coding sequence ATGCAGCACAATCTTACAAAAATCAGCTTTCTAGTGACGTTCATTTCAATTGGGCTACTGCTAGTATTGGCGGAAATTCAGGCCCAACAAAGTACACCTGCCACAGTAGCGACCGCTACATCCAAAAGCCTAACCATCGATGCGCTCAAAAACCGGCGGGCAGCCATTGACAAAATGACAGATATCGATGCGACGCTTAAGGCCGAAAGCCTTAAGTTTCTTGATAATGCGATGGCGGATCTTAAATTGGCCGACGGATTTAACACCAAAGCACAGAACCTGTCTCAGCAGATAAAGACAGCCCCCGGACGCTTGAAAATTTTACGCCAAGAGTTGAGAAAGCCGCTCCCAACCATTGAACAGATAAAAAATAAAGCGCAGCAAATGGACACTGCGGCTCTTGAACAAAAGCGCAACCTGGAGGAAGCCGATCTGGCCAAAGAGAAAGGCAAGCTGCAAGAATTGAACGACCGTTTAACAGCCGAAAAAAATACCATCAATCAAGCATCTGAAAAAATGGTGGATGCTACCAGGCGTCTCAATGAGCTTCAGGCAGATCTGACGACTCTAAACGATGTTGCCGAAGACGATATTGGCAACTATACCAGAATGCTCAGCCTTCGGTCTGAGCGTGAAAAATTAAGAGCCGAGAGCGAATTTAACGAGCTGCGAAAGCAAAGCCACAATTTGCTGGTCGAGCTGTTTGGTATGGAAATCGACGTCGCCCAGAAAGCAGTGCAAAGCCGCTCGACACTGTTGAGCGTATGGCAGGCCGAAGTTCAACAACGTCGTCAGCAGGAAGCCGCTCAGTCGCGACAAGATGCTCAGGATGCCATGGGCCTGACACAAACGCTGCCCAAAATGATCCAGGATCAGTTTGATCTCAATATTGAGCTGAGTACTGAGTTGGAAGAGATCACCCGGGAAGAGGCCACTCTTATCCAAAGGTATGAAGATTATCAAGCCCGCTTAAATGCGCTGGAAACCGATCTTGCTACAATTAAAAAAAGATTTGAGTTGACCCAGCTCAGCGAGACCATGGGACTGGCGATGCGCAAAAAACGTTTAAACCTGCCTTCAGCCGATCTGTATATTGCGGATGTTGAGGCCCGTGAGAGCAGAATGAGTGAAATCAGTGAAAAACTGATTGACTTGGATGAAATGTTGCGTGAATTTTCATCCCCCACAGCGCTGGTTCAACGTCTGGTGGGTTCGGTCAGTTTTCTTTCGGATGTTGATCGCCAATCCTTTGATCTGAAAATTCAGGAATTGATCGCCAATCGCGTCGAGATCCTCGAAAAATTGAAATCCGGCTACAATCGGATCTTCAGGCTTTTGCAGGATATTGAGTTTACCACCCAGACCATCGTTGTCACCACTAAAAATTTTGGTGAATTTCTCGACCGCCATCTGCTCTGGATTCGCAGCTCCAAATCATTAAGCCCAAATGATCTGCTTAATGTAAAAAATGCTATCGGGTGGTTTTTTGGGCCCGATGGCTGGCGTCAAAACTGGCAGGATTTAAGGCGTTCGCTGCAGCGTCACTGGTTTTTATGGTCGATCGGAATCATCATCGCGCTGGTTCTGGTGTTGGCCAGGCAGCGGGAAGTCGGAAAAATAAGCGAAATTAACGCAAGTGTGCAGCAGCACCCTTTACAGGATTCGATCTCCCTGACGCTCAAAGTACTATGGCTGACCGTGCTGCTGGCCACTGTCTGGCCTTTCATCATGGCGTTTCCGGCATTCGTGATAACCAAACTGGCGCAAACCCAGCCCCATACCCGAGGGGCGGCCGGCGGTCTGTTAGAGGCCGCGAAATCATTGTTTGTCTTGGGATTGGCCTACCATATTTGTCGCAAAGATGGTCTGGCCCAGGTGCACTTTCGCTGGAATGAGTCTGTTCGCAAAACCCTAAGACAGAATTTGAATTGGTCTATTCCGATCATCGTCGGGTTTAGCTTTATTGTAGCTGGTATGGCGGAGATTCCGGAAATTGAATCTGGAGATGTGCTTGCCAAAATTGCTCTGGTTTTCATATCTGCTGCCACAGCCATATTTTTTGCCCGGATTCTACGCTTCAAGGGGGGGATCACCTCGCTGCTGATTCAGAAATATCCCAAAAACTGGCTGACCCGATTGCGTTATGTCTGGTATCCGTTGATGATTGCTGTACCGGTGGTGACGATTTATCTTGCCGTTCAGGGATACTATTACTCTGCGCTTGAAATACATCATCTCATACGTCTAACCGCTGCTCTGGCCTTTGGTCTGGTTGTTTTCAACGCACTGGTGCTCAGGCTGCTGATGCTGACCCGACGGCAAATTGCACTGAAAAAAGCGCGCTTGGCTCAACAGCTGCTAAAGGAAAAATCTTCAGGCCAAGATTCTGATTCCACGACTGCAACGACCGACGCTGAACCGTCACCGTTAATGCAATCCACCATCGACATGGGTACGATTGATGATCAAACCCGGGCGTTAATCAAAACAGTCATTTTCATTCTGGCTGTTGCGGGCCTTTGGAACATCTGGGCACCGGTTTTCCCGGCGCTGGGAATTTTACAAAATGTTACTCTCTGGAGCTACACCACTGTAATTGACGGCGTCAGCCAGCTGCAGGCAATTACATTGGCCGACGTTGTTGTTGGTGTCATTATCATTACGATCACGATAATCGCTGTTCGCAATCTGCCGGGGTTGCTGGAAATGATTCTGTTGAACCGACTGCCTCTGGATCCAGGTGCCCGCTATGCCTACGCTGCGATCAGTCGCTACACGCTAACCGCTGTAGGCGCGGTGATTGCTTTAAACACTCTGGGCATTCGCTGGTCAAGCCTGCAGTGGCTGGTGGCGGCCCTGGGTGTGGGCATCGGTTTTGGGCTGCAGGAGATTATCGCCAATTTTATCTGCGGCCTGATTATCCTGTTTGAGCGCCCAATCCGGGTTGGTGATATTGTTACCGTGGGCACCACCGATGGGGTCGTGACCAAAATTCGCATCCG
- a CDS encoding FAD-dependent oxidoreductase, with amino-acid sequence MQDTSQMDPRQSEMASQAYLQQLKATFDQLPNDIPLYLFTAKGHEDVFTHANREVIRAFRQLTDKITLREHDMDHELAKKWNVTHSPTLVIAPEKFAIHWLGAPMGEEARTFLEILILIGLGQSQLSDQALKVLNKIDADRHIKIFVSPTCPYCPQQAINAVKAAIEMPDKISVEIIDIQSEPELADQYSAQSVPQAYANDVLIGQGAQPEEVFILSLEKLEAQTIFIPDSDAELVETDLLIVGGGPAGLTAGIYAVRSGLRTAIVERDALGGQVATTPIVENYPGFTSVGGKSLVDIMVSHALQYVQIFQGEAVVEIKSGPPFSVKTNRRQFNTKTVLLATGASHRHLNIRGEKRLAGRGVSYCSTCDGPLFKNKKVVMVGGGNSAVTEALHLFHMGIDVTLIHRRDKLRAQEFLAQQLFDNNIPVLWDTEVKEIRGEERVSEVLLVNNKTDEKTEFKTDGVFIAIGYEPAVELAETFGLKINEDGYIQQDGKHRTSIPGIYSAGDVEGGYKQIVTASGQGAEAAMTIFEDLINPYWLDGKQN; translated from the coding sequence ATGCAAGATACCTCTCAAATGGATCCCAGACAAAGCGAGATGGCCAGTCAGGCCTATCTGCAGCAGCTGAAAGCAACATTTGATCAGTTGCCCAATGACATACCGTTGTACCTGTTCACCGCCAAGGGGCATGAAGATGTTTTTACGCATGCCAACCGCGAGGTGATACGCGCCTTCCGGCAGCTGACCGACAAAATCACCCTGCGCGAGCATGATATGGATCACGAGCTGGCCAAAAAATGGAATGTGACCCACTCCCCTACGCTGGTGATCGCGCCGGAAAAATTTGCCATCCATTGGCTCGGGGCGCCCATGGGTGAAGAGGCCCGCACCTTTTTGGAGATATTGATTCTTATTGGTCTGGGACAGAGCCAGCTGAGCGATCAAGCCTTAAAAGTTTTAAATAAAATTGATGCGGACAGACATATCAAAATTTTTGTCAGCCCAACCTGCCCGTACTGCCCCCAGCAGGCCATTAACGCGGTCAAGGCTGCAATTGAGATGCCGGATAAGATTTCTGTGGAGATTATCGATATCCAGAGCGAACCGGAGCTGGCCGATCAGTATTCGGCTCAGAGTGTTCCCCAGGCATATGCCAACGATGTTTTGATCGGTCAGGGCGCTCAACCGGAAGAAGTGTTTATCCTGTCGCTGGAAAAATTAGAGGCTCAGACCATATTTATCCCCGACAGTGATGCCGAGCTGGTTGAAACCGATTTGTTAATAGTCGGCGGCGGGCCGGCCGGATTGACTGCCGGTATTTATGCGGTTCGCAGTGGTTTGCGCACGGCCATTGTCGAGCGCGACGCGCTCGGCGGGCAGGTCGCCACCACCCCTATTGTTGAAAACTACCCCGGTTTTACGTCGGTGGGCGGCAAATCACTGGTGGATATCATGGTCAGCCATGCCCTGCAATATGTTCAGATTTTTCAGGGAGAAGCGGTGGTGGAAATAAAGTCCGGTCCGCCATTTAGCGTCAAAACCAACCGTCGGCAATTTAATACCAAAACGGTTCTATTGGCCACCGGAGCCAGTCATCGGCATTTGAACATTCGCGGCGAAAAGCGCTTGGCCGGCAGGGGGGTCAGCTATTGCAGTACCTGCGACGGGCCGCTGTTTAAAAACAAAAAGGTAGTCATGGTGGGCGGCGGCAACAGTGCTGTGACTGAAGCCTTGCACCTTTTCCACATGGGTATCGATGTTACCCTGATCCATCGGCGTGACAAGCTGCGCGCACAGGAATTTTTGGCCCAACAATTATTTGACAACAATATCCCTGTGCTGTGGGACACCGAGGTCAAAGAAATTCGCGGCGAAGAGCGGGTCAGCGAAGTGCTGCTGGTCAACAACAAAACCGATGAAAAAACCGAATTTAAAACCGACGGCGTCTTTATCGCCATCGGCTATGAGCCGGCGGTGGAACTGGCCGAAACGTTTGGTCTCAAAATAAATGAGGACGGCTATATCCAGCAGGACGGCAAACACCGCACCTCTATTCCGGGCATATATTCAGCCGGAGACGTGGAAGGCGGTTACAAGCAGATCGTCACCGCATCAGGTCAGGGCGCTGAAGCCGCCATGACCATTTTTGAAGATCTGATTAATCCGTATTGGCTGGATGGGAAACAGAATTAA
- a CDS encoding TIGR00725 family protein, with translation MVGVMGGGSVDHETGQSAYQLGSLIAARGWILLNGGRDAGVMAASAKGARENGGVTVGILPDETTRGASPFIQIPILTGMGNARNCINVLSSHVVVACAGGTGTISEIALALKSGRPVILLNFKVQEMFQRYLNAGELFTVQTPHEVIAQMESLFPQK, from the coding sequence ATTGTCGGTGTTATGGGAGGCGGCAGTGTCGATCACGAGACAGGTCAAAGCGCCTATCAGCTAGGAAGCTTGATTGCTGCCCGGGGATGGATTCTTTTAAATGGAGGCCGCGATGCCGGCGTCATGGCAGCCTCTGCCAAAGGCGCCAGAGAAAACGGCGGTGTGACCGTCGGCATTTTACCCGATGAAACCACCCGGGGGGCCTCACCGTTTATTCAAATTCCCATTTTGACGGGAATGGGCAACGCACGCAACTGCATTAATGTGCTATCGAGCCACGTCGTCGTCGCCTGCGCCGGCGGCACCGGTACCATTTCGGAGATTGCCCTGGCGCTTAAAAGCGGCCGACCGGTGATTCTGTTGAATTTTAAAGTTCAGGAAATGTTTCAACGCTATCTGAATGCCGGCGAGCTGTTTACCGTTCAGACACCCCACGAAGTCATCGCCCAAATGGAGTCGCTATTCCCTCAAAAATAA
- the ispD gene encoding 2-C-methyl-D-erythritol 4-phosphate cytidylyltransferase, producing the protein MNATVYAIIVAAGKGLRMQDSMRKQYMVLAGKPILAHTLTAFNRCEGIDQIILAVPAEDIEFCRQEILSDAQLVKRTHLVSGGERRQDSVYNGLKAIKNDDGIVLIHDGVRPFVRQQHLLACIEGAHEKGACILGLPAFDTVKQVNSKNEIVRTRQRDTLWLAQTPQAFELKMIKKAHATAAQDGFSGTDDASLVERMGVKVSIIPGSRSNIKITHPDDLKLARTLLQKGIFDD; encoded by the coding sequence ATGAATGCAACAGTTTATGCAATAATTGTCGCCGCGGGGAAGGGCTTACGCATGCAAGACAGCATGCGCAAACAGTACATGGTTCTGGCCGGTAAGCCCATCTTGGCCCACACTCTGACGGCATTCAACCGCTGTGAGGGCATCGATCAAATCATTTTGGCGGTGCCTGCCGAAGATATCGAATTCTGTCGCCAAGAAATATTATCCGATGCCCAATTGGTAAAAAGGACGCACCTTGTCAGCGGTGGAGAACGAAGACAGGATTCGGTGTACAACGGCCTCAAAGCGATCAAAAACGATGATGGCATTGTTTTAATTCATGATGGGGTGCGACCCTTTGTGCGCCAGCAACATCTGCTGGCCTGTATTGAAGGTGCTCACGAAAAAGGCGCCTGTATTCTGGGTCTGCCGGCATTCGATACGGTTAAACAGGTCAATTCCAAAAATGAAATCGTCAGGACCCGGCAGCGCGATACCCTATGGTTGGCGCAAACCCCACAGGCCTTTGAATTGAAAATGATCAAAAAGGCCCATGCAACTGCCGCACAGGACGGCTTCAGCGGTACCGATGACGCCTCCCTTGTGGAGCGCATGGGCGTAAAGGTTAGCATCATACCCGGCAGTCGCAGCAATATAAAGATCACCCATCCAGATGATCTGAAGCTCGCCCGCACTTTGCTGCAAAAAGGCATATTCGATGATTAA
- a CDS encoding HPr family phosphocarrier protein — MKKTASAVEESFAEKVRIFSNDYLKCCHYITGVDRLTTAFTQKLYSTLISTSMLLEDFLDFHGAKNNENWYFYRELSAAVRHISLAANFQKHISNRLVFYDLADVGEFPGQGDTTLDFLNSALMKMAPVIMKEAQRLQIPIPKERYIAADFPSVVTQQMLDYDIDDKDKDQQKKNIVKISSEFLNIAKSFDQLKFYDPYPYKEILTLVPERVNEVEIRRYEMLVHNLQSSFDTYVIHGGFRFGNRELKQLRGYFSVVLHLLQMIGRLLHFYERHLYEAGYKRIYKKVQVRLSKLVNPRTLLDRTINYGLYYACHFLTSGIDLAQKILNVNIERSSIKVGVPVKLGFHSRPCLLVAKIVQHYGGQVELCVGSDRFDASSVLDLQWAGGKIQKEKLDQVIFEGDVRTLTDIEILASVNYGEDTMGKGVPLPEALSYLK; from the coding sequence ATGAAAAAAACAGCGTCGGCAGTTGAGGAGTCTTTTGCTGAAAAGGTGCGCATTTTTTCCAATGATTATTTGAAATGCTGCCACTACATTACAGGTGTTGACCGCCTCACGACAGCTTTTACGCAGAAGCTTTATTCGACGCTCATCTCAACTTCAATGCTGCTGGAAGATTTTCTCGATTTCCACGGCGCTAAAAACAACGAGAACTGGTACTTTTACCGGGAACTGTCTGCGGCTGTTCGTCACATCAGTTTGGCCGCTAATTTTCAAAAACACATTTCCAATCGACTCGTGTTTTATGACCTGGCAGATGTCGGCGAATTCCCTGGACAGGGTGATACAACGCTTGATTTTTTAAACAGCGCTTTAATGAAAATGGCTCCGGTCATAATGAAGGAAGCCCAAAGACTGCAGATCCCGATACCAAAAGAGAGATATATAGCTGCTGATTTTCCAAGTGTCGTTACCCAGCAAATGCTTGACTATGATATCGATGATAAGGACAAGGATCAGCAGAAAAAAAATATCGTTAAAATCTCAAGTGAGTTTCTCAATATTGCCAAGAGTTTTGATCAGCTCAAATTTTATGATCCTTATCCTTATAAAGAAATTTTGACCCTTGTACCCGAAAGGGTCAATGAGGTTGAGATCAGGCGTTACGAAATGCTGGTGCACAATCTGCAATCTTCTTTCGACACCTATGTTATCCACGGAGGATTCAGATTCGGCAATCGTGAACTCAAACAGCTGCGGGGATATTTTTCAGTCGTTTTGCATCTTCTCCAAATGATCGGTCGTCTGCTTCATTTTTACGAACGACATCTGTATGAGGCTGGCTACAAAAGGATTTACAAAAAAGTTCAGGTGAGACTGTCCAAACTGGTGAATCCCAGAACACTGCTGGATCGGACGATAAACTACGGCCTGTACTATGCCTGCCATTTTCTAACCAGCGGAATTGATTTGGCCCAGAAAATACTCAATGTCAATATTGAGCGCTCATCGATTAAAGTTGGCGTTCCGGTTAAACTAGGGTTTCACAGTCGACCCTGTTTGCTGGTCGCTAAAATTGTGCAACATTACGGCGGGCAGGTGGAGCTGTGTGTTGGATCGGATCGGTTTGATGCCAGCAGCGTCCTGGATCTTCAGTGGGCGGGTGGTAAGATTCAAAAGGAAAAACTTGATCAGGTCATTTTCGAAGGGGATGTGCGCACCTTAACGGATATCGAAATTCTTGCCAGCGTAAATTACGGTGAAGATACCATGGGCAAGGGCGTGCCGCTGCCAGAAGCATTAAGTTATTTAAAATAA
- a CDS encoding C4-type zinc ribbon domain-containing protein: MSNITKNEIKNLVNLQQIELEIHNLEANLSNVDQRIADLDKELLDFKNVIEEQQAVIEELNQKYRSYESDVRLNLDSIKKSEAKLSSVKTNKEYQSSLKEIDDIKDKNSAIEDDMIEILDRIEEAENLLKAKMKEYDELQAQLNREKDIIVKKTQQDKQHIENLDTELKTLTTNIDAALLRTYQQVKSNQSNAVGIVAVIDAVCQGCHMNIPPQMYNELQRGDHLTKCPICQRLIYWKNIDKRSE; encoded by the coding sequence CCACAACCTTGAAGCCAATTTAAGCAATGTCGATCAACGCATAGCTGATCTCGATAAAGAGCTGCTTGATTTCAAAAATGTCATCGAGGAACAACAAGCGGTCATTGAAGAATTGAATCAAAAATACCGCAGCTATGAATCAGATGTGCGCTTGAATCTTGACAGCATCAAAAAAAGTGAGGCCAAACTCAGTTCTGTTAAAACCAACAAAGAGTATCAATCATCGTTAAAGGAAATTGATGATATAAAAGATAAAAATTCAGCCATAGAAGATGATATGATCGAAATTTTAGACCGCATCGAAGAAGCGGAAAATTTACTTAAGGCGAAAATGAAAGAATATGATGAACTTCAGGCCCAGCTTAATCGTGAAAAAGATATCATTGTTAAAAAGACCCAACAAGATAAACAGCATATCGAAAACCTCGATACAGAATTGAAAACCCTAACCACAAATATTGATGCCGCATTGCTGAGGACGTATCAGCAGGTAAAATCGAATCAAAGCAATGCAGTGGGCATTGTCGCTGTTATCGATGCTGTTTGCCAGGGGTGTCATATGAATATCCCGCCGCAGATGTACAATGAACTGCAGCGCGGTGACCATTTGACAAAATGTCCAATTTGTCAGAGACTGATTTACTGGAAAAATATCGATAAACGGTCAGAGTAG